A part of Acidimicrobiales bacterium genomic DNA contains:
- a CDS encoding TraR/DksA C4-type zinc finger protein gives MVTESVLQALRATLEDERAALARQLDALGEPGATHDLDPNFADSGQVAAEQGEARMLAGSLREQLGDVERALQAMADGAYGRCEQCGRDIGEARLEAVPTARRCIECAGRR, from the coding sequence ATGGTCACCGAGTCGGTGCTGCAGGCGCTGCGCGCCACGCTGGAGGACGAGCGGGCTGCGCTGGCGCGCCAGCTCGACGCGCTGGGCGAGCCGGGAGCCACGCACGACCTCGACCCGAACTTCGCCGACTCCGGGCAGGTGGCGGCCGAGCAGGGCGAGGCCCGCATGCTCGCCGGGTCGCTGCGGGAGCAGCTGGGTGACGTGGAGCGCGCCCTGCAGGCCATGGCCGACGGCGCGTACGGGCGCTGCGAGCAGTGTGGCCGGGACATCGGCGAGGCCCGCCTCGAGGCCGTGCCCACGGCGCGACGCTGCATCGAGTGCGCCGGCCGACGCTGA
- the trpS gene encoding tryptophan--tRNA ligase, producing MTRVFSGIQPSGDIHLGNYLGALRAWVADQREFDALYCVVDLHAITVPQDPAELRAKTLEVASLLLAVGLDPDVCTLFVQSHVPEHTELAWLIQCTASVGELRRMTQFKDKSAKQGQDFVSAGLLTYPTLMAADILAYDAERVPVGDDQRQHLELTRDVAARFNSRYGPTFVVPQAAIPPAGARVMDLQEPTSKMSKSAPSPQGTVLLLDPPDVIARKIKRAVTDPGSEVVFDPDAKPGVSNLLSILAAATGRSVDEAAAGYQQYGPLKSDTAEAVVELLRPVQARYAELAADPEGTARLLNQGADKAQAIASATLERARTAIGLLPRRFS from the coding sequence GTGACCCGCGTGTTCTCCGGCATCCAGCCCAGCGGTGACATCCACCTGGGCAACTACCTGGGAGCCCTGCGCGCCTGGGTGGCCGACCAGCGCGAGTTCGACGCCCTGTACTGCGTGGTCGACCTCCACGCCATCACCGTGCCCCAGGATCCGGCCGAGCTCCGGGCCAAGACGCTGGAGGTCGCCTCGCTGCTGCTGGCGGTCGGCCTCGACCCCGACGTCTGCACGCTGTTCGTGCAGAGCCACGTGCCCGAGCACACCGAGCTGGCCTGGCTCATCCAGTGCACGGCCAGCGTGGGCGAGCTGCGGCGGATGACCCAGTTCAAGGACAAGTCCGCCAAGCAGGGCCAGGACTTCGTGTCGGCCGGCCTGCTCACGTACCCCACGCTCATGGCCGCGGACATCCTCGCCTACGACGCCGAGCGGGTGCCGGTGGGCGACGATCAGCGCCAGCACCTCGAGCTCACCCGGGACGTGGCGGCCCGCTTCAACTCCCGGTACGGGCCCACGTTCGTGGTGCCCCAGGCCGCCATCCCGCCGGCCGGGGCGCGCGTGATGGACCTGCAGGAACCCACCTCCAAGATGTCGAAGTCGGCGCCGTCGCCGCAGGGCACCGTGCTGCTGCTCGACCCGCCCGACGTGATCGCCAGGAAGATCAAGCGGGCGGTCACCGACCCCGGGTCCGAGGTGGTGTTCGACCCGGACGCCAAGCCCGGCGTCTCGAACCTGCTGTCGATCCTGGCCGCGGCGACCGGCCGCAGCGTCGACGAGGCCGCCGCCGGCTACCAGCAGTACGGGCCGCTCAAGTCCGACACGGCGGAGGCGGTGGTGGAGCTGCTCCGCCCCGTCCAGGCCCGCTACGCCGAGCTGGCGGCCGACCCCGAGGGCACGGCGCGCCTGCTCAACCAGGGGGCCGACAAGGCCCAGGCCATCGCCTCGGCCACCCTCGAACGAGCCCGCACCGCGATCGGCCTCCTCCCCCGCCGGTTCTCCTAG
- the aroA gene encoding 3-phosphoshikimate 1-carboxyvinyltransferase, which yields MEPLSAPPQATVTVPGSKSFTNRALVVAALADGESLLEGALFADDTEAMLDCLRRLGFTVEADAGSAAIRVQGKGGLVPPGPAELGVRLSGTTARFVAPLAALGLGAYRLDGLPPMRSRPMGPVIDALRRLGAVVHDDETPGHLPFTIEAGGLHGGPLELPGDQSSQFLSGLLLCAPAMRQGLRVELTTPLVSRPYVDITVATMAAFGVEVVVDAHHSFSVAPQRYRARSYGIEPDASAASYFFAAAAITGGRIRVEGLGRGAVQGDVRVVDVLEAMGATVVRERDAIEVVGPAVLQGVDVDLADLSDTAQTIAAVAVFASTPTRVTGIGFIRRKETDRIAAVVRELRRCGIEADEEPDGFLVRPGRPRAARIETYDDHRMAMSFSLLGLVVPGIEILDPGCVAKTFPDFFERLDGLRTLPRHR from the coding sequence ATCGAGCCGCTCTCCGCGCCCCCGCAGGCCACGGTCACCGTGCCCGGGTCGAAGAGCTTCACCAACCGGGCCCTGGTGGTGGCCGCGCTGGCCGACGGCGAGAGCCTGCTGGAGGGCGCGCTGTTCGCCGACGACACCGAGGCCATGCTCGACTGCCTCCGACGTCTGGGCTTCACGGTCGAGGCCGACGCCGGGTCCGCCGCGATCCGCGTGCAGGGGAAGGGCGGGCTGGTGCCTCCGGGTCCGGCCGAGCTAGGGGTGCGCCTGTCGGGGACCACGGCTCGCTTCGTCGCCCCGCTCGCCGCGCTGGGGCTCGGCGCGTACCGCCTGGACGGGCTGCCCCCGATGCGGTCCCGCCCGATGGGGCCCGTCATCGACGCCCTGCGACGGCTCGGGGCGGTGGTCCACGACGACGAGACGCCCGGTCACCTGCCGTTCACGATCGAGGCCGGTGGCCTGCACGGCGGTCCCCTGGAGCTGCCCGGCGACCAGTCGAGCCAGTTCCTGTCGGGGCTCCTGCTGTGCGCGCCGGCGATGCGGCAGGGGCTCCGGGTCGAGCTCACCACCCCGCTCGTGTCCCGGCCCTACGTCGACATCACCGTGGCGACCATGGCCGCGTTCGGGGTGGAGGTGGTGGTCGACGCGCACCACTCCTTCTCGGTGGCTCCCCAGCGCTACCGGGCCCGCTCGTACGGCATCGAGCCCGACGCCTCCGCCGCGTCGTACTTCTTCGCCGCGGCGGCGATCACGGGCGGGCGGATCCGCGTGGAGGGCCTCGGTCGCGGGGCGGTGCAGGGCGACGTGCGCGTCGTCGACGTCCTCGAGGCCATGGGCGCCACCGTGGTCCGTGAGCGTGACGCCATCGAGGTCGTCGGCCCGGCCGTGCTGCAGGGCGTCGACGTCGACCTGGCCGACCTCTCCGACACGGCGCAGACGATCGCGGCGGTGGCGGTGTTCGCGTCGACCCCCACACGGGTCACCGGCATCGGCTTCATCCGGCGCAAGGAGACCGACCGGATCGCCGCGGTGGTGCGCGAGCTGCGCCGGTGCGGCATCGAGGCCGATGAGGAGCCCGACGGCTTCCTCGTGCGGCCGGGCCGGCCCCGCGCCGCCCGGATCGAGACGTACGACGATCACCGCATGGCGATGAGCTTCTCGCTGCTCGGCCTGGTGGTCCCGGGCATCGAGATCCTCGACCCCGGCTGCGTGGCCAAGACCTTCCCCGACTTCTTCGAGCGCCTGGATGGTCTGAGGACCCTCCCCCGGCACCGGTAG
- a CDS encoding glycosyltransferase: MAPERTGRVLQLLGPSTGGIRRHVVTLTAELRRRGWEVAVAGPAGVLDGVGELDAVVDVPAGSSAVQALRARRQLAPLLRGADLVHAHGLKAGWVAGSLRSRPPLVVTVHNLVLDEAAGPAAPVLRVMEGMLPGRADAVIAVSPGIAERFAGSRAAGRITVVPPVGPGPQPTHTPAETRRALGVDPAAPLVVTVARLHPQKGLDVLLDATAALRERLPLVRLALVGQGPLEQELRDRAVRLGLGGVVVFAGATPNAADQLAAADVVAVPSLWESGPLVVAEALELGRPVVSTPVGFVPELVEDGVSGWLVPIGDAPALAAALQDALTNPSEGARRVAAARTRAADHLDRGRLVDAVAAVYRATLGWT, from the coding sequence ATGGCCCCTGAGCGGACGGGCCGGGTGCTCCAGCTGCTCGGACCCTCGACCGGCGGCATCCGGCGCCACGTGGTCACCCTCACCGCCGAGCTGCGCCGCCGCGGCTGGGAGGTGGCGGTGGCCGGGCCGGCCGGGGTGCTCGACGGGGTGGGCGAGCTCGACGCGGTCGTCGACGTACCCGCGGGCAGCTCGGCGGTCCAGGCCCTCCGGGCCCGCCGGCAGCTCGCGCCGCTCCTCAGGGGTGCCGACCTGGTGCACGCCCACGGCCTCAAGGCCGGGTGGGTGGCGGGCAGCCTGCGCTCGCGCCCACCGCTGGTCGTCACCGTGCACAACCTGGTGCTCGACGAGGCCGCGGGGCCGGCGGCGCCGGTGCTGCGGGTCATGGAGGGGATGCTGCCGGGCCGTGCCGACGCCGTGATCGCGGTGTCCCCCGGCATCGCCGAGCGGTTCGCCGGGTCGCGGGCGGCCGGGCGGATCACGGTCGTGCCCCCGGTCGGCCCCGGCCCGCAGCCGACCCACACCCCGGCGGAGACTCGCCGGGCGCTGGGCGTCGACCCCGCGGCGCCGCTGGTGGTCACGGTCGCCAGGCTCCACCCCCAGAAGGGGCTCGACGTGCTGCTCGACGCCACCGCGGCCCTCCGGGAGCGGTTGCCGCTCGTACGGCTGGCCCTGGTGGGGCAGGGGCCGCTCGAGCAGGAGCTGCGCGACCGGGCCGTGCGCCTGGGCCTGGGCGGGGTGGTGGTGTTCGCCGGCGCCACGCCGAACGCGGCCGACCAGCTGGCGGCGGCCGACGTGGTGGCCGTGCCGTCGCTGTGGGAGTCGGGCCCCCTGGTCGTGGCCGAGGCGCTGGAGCTCGGCCGGCCGGTGGTCTCCACGCCCGTCGGCTTCGTGCCGGAGCTCGTCGAGGACGGGGTGTCGGGCTGGCTGGTGCCGATCGGCGACGCGCCGGCCCTCGCCGCCGCGCTGCAGGACGCGCTCACGAACCCCTCCGAGGGGGCGCGGCGGGTGGCCGCCGCCCGCACCCGCGCCGCGGACCACCTCGACCGCGGTCGGCTGGTGGACGCGGTGGCGGCCGTGTACCGCGCGACGCTGGGGTGGACATGA
- a CDS encoding rRNA pseudouridine synthase, translated as MAEGRPADGERLQKVLARAGFGSRRVCDELVADGRVTVDGEKAEPGRRVDPERDRVAVDGVPVSVRPGLVHYLLNKPRGVVTTASDPQGRPTVLDLVPAEPRVFPVGRLDYDTEGLLLLTNDGELAHRLTHPRFGVEKEYLAEVVGRPSAAALRALRQGVELDDGRTAPARASLVAPSQLRITIHEGRNRQVRRMCEAVGHPVVRLVRTRIGPIAERRLRPGSWRLLSHDEVRALEQAAAAPAEVPAPGREPGGR; from the coding sequence ATGGCCGAGGGCCGGCCGGCCGACGGCGAGCGGCTCCAGAAGGTGCTGGCCCGGGCCGGGTTCGGCAGCCGTCGGGTGTGTGACGAGCTCGTGGCCGACGGGCGCGTGACGGTGGACGGCGAGAAGGCCGAGCCGGGCCGGCGCGTCGACCCCGAGCGCGACCGGGTCGCGGTCGACGGGGTCCCGGTCTCGGTGCGGCCCGGTCTCGTCCACTACCTGCTGAACAAGCCGCGGGGGGTGGTCACCACCGCCAGCGACCCGCAGGGTCGCCCGACGGTCCTCGACCTGGTGCCGGCCGAGCCCCGCGTGTTCCCGGTGGGGCGTCTCGACTACGACACCGAGGGCCTGCTGCTGCTCACCAACGACGGCGAGCTGGCCCACCGGCTCACCCATCCCCGCTTCGGCGTGGAGAAGGAGTACCTGGCCGAGGTGGTCGGCCGGCCGTCGGCGGCCGCGCTCCGGGCGCTTCGCCAGGGTGTCGAGCTCGACGACGGTCGGACCGCTCCCGCCCGGGCCTCGCTCGTTGCTCCGAGCCAGCTCCGCATCACGATCCACGAGGGGCGCAACCGCCAGGTCCGCCGGATGTGCGAGGCCGTCGGCCACCCCGTCGTGCGGCTGGTGCGCACCCGCATCGGTCCGATCGCGGAGCGCCGGCTCCGCCCGGGCTCGTGGCGGCTGCTGAGCCACGACGAGGTGCGGGCCCTCGAGCAGGCCGCGGCCGCGCCGGCGGAGGTCCCGGCGCCCGGTCGCGAACCGGGCGGGCGGTAG
- a CDS encoding 1-acyl-sn-glycerol-3-phosphate acyltransferase, whose amino-acid sequence MSSEHSHELGPGARILYRVVRGTLAVLCRLWFRLSIEGRDRFPASGAFIVAPVHRSNLDTFVVGVAYPGRLRYLAKDSLWKHPWLGWLVGTFGGFPVKRGSADREALRTSIEVLERGEPLVVYPEGTRQAGPLVQPFFDGAAYLAGRCRVPIVPVGIGGSERAMTKGSPLIRPVKIHVIVGEPVPPPAPGPSGRVPRRAVRELSDRLHEEIQVLFDVARVRAGD is encoded by the coding sequence ATGAGCAGCGAGCACTCGCACGAGCTCGGGCCGGGCGCCCGGATCCTCTACCGGGTGGTCCGGGGCACGCTGGCCGTGCTGTGCCGGCTGTGGTTCCGGCTGTCGATCGAGGGGCGGGACCGCTTCCCGGCCTCGGGCGCGTTCATCGTGGCCCCGGTGCACCGCTCGAACCTCGACACCTTCGTGGTGGGCGTCGCCTACCCGGGCCGGCTGCGCTACCTGGCCAAGGACAGCCTGTGGAAGCACCCCTGGCTCGGCTGGCTCGTCGGCACCTTCGGCGGGTTCCCGGTGAAGCGCGGCTCGGCCGACCGCGAGGCGCTGCGGACCTCGATCGAGGTGCTGGAGCGGGGTGAGCCCCTGGTGGTCTACCCGGAGGGCACCCGCCAGGCGGGGCCGCTCGTGCAGCCCTTCTTCGACGGGGCCGCGTACCTGGCCGGGCGCTGCCGGGTGCCGATCGTGCCGGTGGGGATCGGCGGCTCCGAGCGGGCCATGACCAAGGGCTCGCCGCTGATCCGCCCGGTGAAGATCCACGTGATCGTGGGCGAACCGGTGCCGCCACCCGCACCCGGCCCGAGCGGCCGGGTGCCGCGGCGAGCGGTGCGGGAGCTCAGCGACCGCCTCCACGAGGAGATCCAGGTGCTCTTCGACGTCGCCCGGGTCCGAGCCGGAGACTGA
- a CDS encoding NUDIX hydrolase, which yields MTAFRKLGEEELHRGHVIRVVRSTFEAPDGQRFERDVVHTPGAVGIVPVRGAGTDASVLLIRQYRPAIERELLEIPAGLRDVAGEPPEQTAARELVEEVGVRARRIEHLCSFFSSAGFTDMEVHLYLGRDLEPATATAHGPEEQHLTVEEVAVADVPALLAGGGLLDAKTIIGLTAALRRLRELP from the coding sequence GTGACCGCCTTCCGCAAGCTGGGCGAGGAGGAGCTCCACCGCGGCCACGTGATCCGCGTCGTCCGCTCCACCTTCGAGGCCCCCGACGGCCAGCGCTTCGAGCGCGACGTGGTGCACACGCCCGGCGCCGTCGGCATCGTGCCGGTGCGGGGCGCCGGCACCGATGCGTCGGTGCTGCTGATCCGCCAGTACCGGCCTGCGATCGAGCGCGAGCTGCTGGAGATCCCCGCCGGCCTGCGAGACGTGGCCGGCGAGCCCCCCGAGCAGACGGCGGCCCGGGAGCTGGTCGAGGAGGTGGGCGTGCGCGCCCGGCGGATCGAGCACCTGTGCTCGTTCTTCAGCTCCGCCGGCTTCACCGACATGGAGGTGCACCTGTACCTCGGGCGCGACCTCGAGCCGGCGACGGCGACGGCCCACGGGCCCGAGGAGCAGCACCTGACGGTCGAGGAGGTCGCCGTGGCCGACGTGCCCGCCCTGCTGGCGGGGGGCGGGCTGCTCGACGCCAAGACGATCATCGGCCTCACCGCCGCGCTCCGGCGCCTGCGCGAGCTGCCGTGA
- a CDS encoding (d)CMP kinase yields the protein MRVIAIDGPAGAGKSTIARALAERLGLAYLDTGAMYRAVAFAALRRGVDPEDGEVVARLVRDLDLVVDDQAVVVDGADATIEIRGPEVTRAVSIVAANPAVRDELRRRQVEWAEARGGGVIEGRDIGSVVFPDAELKVYLTASTDVRASRRHKEVSDLAYEEVAASIAERDARDQGREHAPLVTPDGAVVVDTTDRTVDEIVGELLGWLR from the coding sequence ATGAGAGTGATCGCGATCGACGGGCCCGCCGGCGCCGGCAAGTCCACCATCGCTCGGGCCCTCGCCGAGCGCCTCGGCCTGGCGTACCTCGACACCGGGGCCATGTACCGAGCCGTCGCCTTCGCCGCCCTCCGCCGGGGCGTCGACCCGGAGGACGGCGAGGTCGTCGCCCGGCTGGTGCGCGACCTCGACCTGGTGGTGGACGACCAGGCGGTGGTCGTCGACGGCGCCGACGCCACCATCGAGATCCGCGGGCCCGAGGTCACGCGGGCGGTGAGCATCGTGGCCGCCAACCCGGCCGTGCGCGACGAGCTGCGCCGCCGACAGGTCGAGTGGGCCGAGGCGCGCGGCGGCGGGGTCATCGAGGGGCGCGACATCGGCTCGGTGGTCTTCCCCGACGCCGAGCTGAAGGTGTACCTGACGGCCAGCACCGACGTGCGGGCGTCGCGCCGGCACAAGGAGGTGTCCGACCTCGCCTACGAGGAGGTGGCGGCCTCCATCGCCGAGCGGGACGCCCGCGACCAGGGGCGCGAGCATGCACCCCTGGTCACGCCGGACGGGGCGGTGGTGGTCGACACCACCGACCGGACCGTCGACGAGATCGTGGGCGAGCTGCTGGGGTGGCTCCGATGA
- the aroH gene encoding chorismate mutase, whose product MPAVVRALRGATTVDEDTEEQMHQRVTALLAALFERNGIEHDDVISVVLTATPDLHAAFPATAARSFGLGDVPLLSAQEVDVTGAVPRCVRVLLHLYTERSRAELRHVYLEGARGLRDDLPG is encoded by the coding sequence GTGCCGGCCGTCGTCCGTGCCCTCCGGGGTGCCACCACCGTCGACGAGGACACCGAGGAGCAGATGCACCAGCGGGTGACCGCCCTGCTCGCGGCGCTGTTCGAGCGCAACGGCATCGAGCACGACGACGTTATCAGCGTGGTCCTGACGGCCACCCCCGATCTGCACGCGGCGTTCCCGGCCACGGCGGCCCGCTCCTTCGGCCTGGGCGACGTGCCGCTGCTGTCGGCCCAGGAGGTCGACGTGACCGGTGCCGTGCCCCGGTGCGTGCGGGTGCTGCTCCACCTCTACACCGAGCGGAGCCGGGCCGAGCTCCGCCACGTGTACCTCGAGGGGGCCCGGGGGCTGCGCGATGACCTTCCTGGCTGA
- the scpB gene encoding SMC-Scp complex subunit ScpB, with protein MPPSSPRSTCTRADVEAAPPPDATFTPEQRRAVEAIAMVADQPVDPHLLAQLLELAPARVERLCEVLAAEYRAEGRGFQLVRVAGGYRFQSHPDQAAYVERFVLEGQSARLSAAALETLAIVAYKQPISRAQVGAIRGVDVEGVMRTLQQRGYVEPVGRDPGPGQAVLYGTTTLFLERLGLDSLADLPPLGEFVPGADVVEALEHGLRVPEPTEPVPVAEHEPEPGADGLDDPA; from the coding sequence ATGCCTCCGTCCTCGCCGCGGTCGACGTGTACGAGGGCTGACGTGGAGGCCGCCCCCCCGCCCGACGCCACCTTCACGCCGGAGCAGCGACGGGCCGTCGAGGCCATCGCGATGGTCGCCGACCAGCCCGTCGACCCCCACCTGCTCGCCCAGCTGCTCGAGCTGGCCCCGGCCCGGGTCGAGCGGCTGTGCGAGGTGCTGGCCGCGGAGTACCGGGCCGAGGGCCGGGGCTTCCAGCTGGTGCGGGTGGCCGGCGGCTACCGGTTCCAGAGCCATCCCGACCAGGCCGCCTACGTCGAGCGCTTCGTGCTCGAGGGCCAGTCGGCCCGGCTGTCGGCGGCGGCCCTGGAGACCCTCGCCATCGTCGCCTACAAGCAGCCGATCTCCCGTGCGCAGGTGGGGGCGATCCGCGGCGTCGACGTGGAGGGCGTGATGCGGACCCTGCAGCAGCGGGGCTACGTGGAGCCCGTCGGCCGTGATCCCGGCCCGGGCCAGGCGGTGCTGTACGGCACCACGACGCTCTTCCTCGAGCGGCTGGGCCTCGACTCGCTCGCCGACCTGCCCCCGCTGGGCGAGTTCGTCCCGGGGGCCGACGTCGTGGAGGCGTTGGAGCACGGGCTGCGCGTGCCGGAGCCGACCGAGCCGGTGCCGGTGGCGGAGCACGAGCCCGAGCCTGGCGCCGACGGCCTCGACGACCCGGCCTGA
- the xerD gene encoding site-specific tyrosine recombinase XerD: MNDPSAGPVDPVADPRSLPLEAEEYLSWLAVERGRAANTLAAYRRDLRVYCVFLARRGVPLAGVDEALLATYVAELRAAGRAPASVARALVAVRSFHRFLVAEGHLGTDPAADLAAPRVPLGLPKALSEDEVTSLLAAVVGDGPTARRDRAMLEVLYAGGLRISELVGLSLADVDLGAGLLRVFGKGAKERIVPIGRPARAALSSWLGPGGRPVLVPARWARRGDAEAVFLNTRGGRLSRQGAWAIVRRYGDRVGLGARLTPHVLRHSCATHLLDHGADVRAVQELLGHASITTTQVYTLVSPERLRAAYDAAHPRARRRGA; the protein is encoded by the coding sequence GTGAACGACCCGTCCGCCGGCCCGGTCGACCCCGTGGCCGACCCTCGGTCCCTGCCCCTCGAAGCCGAGGAGTACTTGTCGTGGCTGGCGGTGGAGCGGGGGCGCGCCGCCAACACGCTGGCCGCCTACCGGCGCGACCTGCGGGTGTACTGCGTGTTCCTCGCCCGGCGGGGCGTGCCCCTCGCGGGCGTCGACGAGGCCCTGCTCGCGACGTACGTCGCCGAGCTGCGGGCCGCCGGCCGAGCCCCCGCGTCGGTGGCCCGGGCCCTGGTGGCGGTGCGCTCGTTCCACCGCTTCCTGGTCGCCGAGGGGCACCTGGGCACCGATCCGGCCGCCGACCTGGCTGCGCCCCGCGTGCCGCTGGGCCTTCCCAAGGCCCTGTCCGAGGACGAGGTCACGTCGCTGCTGGCAGCGGTGGTGGGCGACGGGCCGACGGCCCGCCGCGACCGGGCCATGCTCGAGGTCCTGTACGCCGGCGGTCTGCGGATCTCCGAGCTGGTGGGGCTCTCGCTCGCCGACGTCGACCTCGGGGCCGGGCTCCTGCGGGTGTTCGGCAAGGGCGCCAAGGAACGCATCGTGCCCATCGGCCGGCCGGCCCGGGCCGCGCTCTCCTCGTGGCTCGGCCCCGGCGGTCGGCCGGTGCTGGTCCCCGCCCGGTGGGCCCGCCGGGGCGACGCCGAGGCGGTGTTCCTCAACACGCGTGGCGGGCGGCTCTCACGGCAGGGCGCCTGGGCGATCGTGCGCCGCTACGGCGACCGCGTGGGCCTGGGCGCCCGCCTCACCCCTCACGTGCTCCGGCACTCGTGTGCGACCCACCTGCTCGACCACGGGGCCGACGTGCGGGCCGTCCAGGAGCTGCTCGGTCACGCGTCCATCACGACGACCCAGGTGTACACGCTCGTCTCGCCCGAGCGGTTGCGCGCCGCGTACGACGCCGCGCACCCACGGGCGCGCCGGCGTGGTGCCTGA
- a CDS encoding prephenate dehydrogenase/arogenate dehydrogenase family protein codes for MTFLAEPRRAAVVGLGLIGGSVGLALRARGWRVAGRDRDPERERRALAEGVLDAIGSDPGAEITFVATPVQEVPAAVRAALAAGPGLVTDVGSVKAGLVEAVGDPRFVGGHPMAGSEQEGLDGADPTLFEGAVWVLTPTATTPDATLAAVGAVVASMGAEVVVLAPARHDALVAVVSHVPHLTAATLMALADQRAEEHAALLRLAAGGFRDMTRVASGHPGIWPDICAENRTAIVDSLDALIEGLADLRDLVDKGDRAGLLAVLERARAGRLNLPARGARPPELAEVRVPVPDRPGVLAEITTLAAELAANISDMEIAHSAEGDRGVAILLVDQAAAERFRGGLVARGYRPSVRNLE; via the coding sequence ATGACCTTCCTGGCTGAGCCCCGCCGGGCGGCCGTCGTCGGGCTCGGCCTGATCGGCGGCTCGGTCGGGCTGGCGCTGCGGGCCCGCGGCTGGCGGGTGGCCGGTCGCGACCGAGATCCCGAGCGCGAGCGCCGGGCCCTGGCCGAGGGGGTGCTCGACGCCATCGGGTCGGATCCGGGGGCCGAGATCACGTTCGTGGCCACGCCGGTGCAAGAGGTGCCGGCGGCGGTGCGTGCCGCCCTGGCCGCGGGCCCCGGCCTGGTCACCGACGTGGGCAGCGTGAAGGCCGGGTTGGTCGAGGCCGTGGGGGATCCCCGGTTCGTGGGCGGCCACCCGATGGCCGGCTCCGAGCAGGAGGGCCTCGACGGGGCCGACCCGACGCTGTTCGAAGGCGCGGTGTGGGTGCTCACGCCCACCGCGACCACGCCCGACGCGACCCTCGCGGCCGTGGGCGCCGTGGTGGCGTCGATGGGTGCGGAGGTGGTGGTGCTGGCGCCGGCCCGTCACGATGCCCTGGTCGCGGTGGTGTCGCACGTCCCCCACCTGACGGCCGCCACCCTCATGGCCTTGGCGGATCAGCGCGCCGAGGAGCATGCCGCCCTGCTGCGGCTGGCGGCCGGGGGGTTCCGCGACATGACCCGGGTGGCGTCGGGCCACCCGGGCATCTGGCCCGACATCTGCGCCGAGAACCGCACGGCCATCGTCGACAGCCTCGACGCCCTGATCGAGGGGCTCGCCGACCTCCGGGACCTCGTCGACAAGGGCGACCGGGCCGGCCTCCTGGCCGTCCTCGAACGGGCCCGGGCCGGCCGGCTGAACCTGCCCGCCCGGGGTGCCCGCCCGCCCGAGCTGGCCGAGGTGCGGGTGCCGGTGCCCGACCGGCCGGGCGTGCTCGCCGAGATCACCACCCTGGCGGCCGAGCTGGCCGCGAACATCTCCGACATGGAGATCGCCCACTCGGCCGAGGGGGACCGCGGCGTGGCGATCCTGCTCGTCGACCAGGCGGCGGCCGAGCGCTTCCGGGGCGGGCTCGTGGCGCGCGGCTACCGCCCCTCGGTCCGGAACCTCGAGTGA
- a CDS encoding segregation/condensation protein A: protein MAYEVQTPVFEGPFDLLLHLILREQVDLYEVSLSAIVDGYLAELDRLTSGVASLDLEIATEFLLIAATLVELKTRRLLPGRDDVDLDEELALWEERDLLLARLVECKTFKDAARALSRLAHDASRSVARTAGLEERFLGLTPDLLAGVTPERLRAAFLAASTPRPVPRVDLDHVAPIRASVTDAVEELVDELPRIGRATFRELTTGLVERLEVIVRFLAVLELFKQGLVELDQATTFAELHVVWLGRDGLEDASVLAAVDVYEG, encoded by the coding sequence GTGGCCTACGAGGTCCAGACGCCCGTGTTCGAGGGGCCCTTCGACCTGCTCCTCCATCTGATCCTGCGCGAGCAGGTGGACCTCTACGAGGTGTCCCTCAGCGCCATCGTCGACGGCTACCTCGCCGAGCTCGACCGGCTCACGTCTGGCGTCGCCAGCCTCGACCTGGAGATCGCCACCGAGTTCCTCCTGATCGCCGCCACCCTGGTCGAGCTGAAGACGCGGCGGCTGCTGCCCGGTCGCGACGACGTCGACCTCGACGAGGAGCTCGCCCTGTGGGAGGAGCGCGACCTGCTCCTGGCCCGGCTGGTCGAGTGCAAGACCTTCAAGGACGCGGCCCGGGCCCTGTCGCGGCTGGCCCACGACGCCAGCCGCTCCGTGGCCCGCACGGCCGGCCTGGAGGAGCGGTTCCTCGGGCTCACGCCCGACCTGCTCGCCGGGGTCACGCCCGAGCGCCTGCGGGCGGCCTTCCTGGCGGCCAGCACGCCGAGGCCGGTGCCGAGGGTCGACCTCGACCACGTGGCACCCATCCGGGCGAGCGTGACCGACGCGGTCGAGGAGCTCGTCGACGAGCTGCCCCGGATCGGCCGGGCCACCTTCCGCGAGCTGACGACCGGGCTCGTCGAGCGGCTCGAGGTGATCGTGCGCTTCCTGGCCGTCCTCGAGCTGTTCAAGCAGGGACTCGTCGAGCTGGACCAGGCCACCACCTTCGCCGAGCTCCACGTGGTGTGGCTGGGGCGCGACGGGCTCGAGGATGCCTCCGTCCTCGCCGCGGTCGACGTGTACGAGGGCTGA